CTCATACAGGAGCTGCTTGCGGTCTAGGACCCGCCAGTACGGCGGCGCTGATTGTTAGGCTTTTTGTTGTTTTGACTCTTCATCGCTTTGGGGCCGCCTTCAAAATAGGCACTGGACTGGTTACCTGTGTTTGCCTGTTCTTTCTTCTGCGCCAGTTTCTGGCGTATGGCATCCTGCAAACTGATCTTTTTCGGTTCAGTATTATCGCTCATCGTTATTCCCTCCCGGTCTTACAGTAAGCCGTCCAAATTGAACGGGATGTACTCATTTTATACGTTTTACAAATGCCCCACAAGGGCAACCTGATAAAATGATGAATTCCTTCACTATTTTGACTGGGCCAACATTTTTTCTCTTCACCTACAGCCCTGCGGTCTGGCAACTTTGTTTCGGCTTCCCTACAGCAATGCAGCTTGGCAACACTGTTTCTATAGACCCACACGGTACGCATTTGGTACCATGGAACAACCGTAATACGAAACGTTAAAGGAGTGTCGCCGGGTTGAACGCCTATGAAGAAATACGCAAAGGAGAGCGTGGGGCTTGGGTCAGTATCGTGGCCTATCTGGTCTTGTCTGCTTTTAAATTGATCTGCGGATATTTGTTTGCTTCCAGCGCTTTACTGGCGGATGGTTTTAATAACCTTACAGATATTGTTGCATCTGTTGCGGTATTGATTGGACTTCGCATATCCCAGAAGCCACCTGATTCCGATCATGCCTATGGTCACTTTAGAGCGGAAACCGTTGCTGCCCTAATTGCTTCATTTATTATGGCTATGGTTGGCCTGCAGGTATTGGTTGAAGCGGTTCGTTCCTGGTATGAAGGAAACTTTGTCGCACCAAACCTGTGGTCAGCAGCAGTTGCGGTTGTCTGTGCGCTGGTCATGCTGGGCGTATATCGTTACAATCATCGTCTTGCCAAACAAATTAACAGTCAGGCCCTGATGGCTGCGGCCAAAGATAATCGTTCCGATGCCTGGGTCAGCATAGGGGCTGCGGTCGGAATTATCGGTGCCCAATTTGGACTTCCTTGGTTGGACAAAGTAGCTGCAATAGCTGTAGGTCTGCTGATTTGTAAGACTGCTTGGGAGATTTTCCGTGATTCAACACATCGTCTGACAGACGGATTTGATCAGAAAGAACTGACAGACCTAAGATCATCTGTGGCTCGGGTTCCTGGTGTAGAAATGATCAAGGACGTAAAGGCGCGTGTGCACGGCAGTCATGTACTGGTGGACGTG
Above is a window of Paenibacillus sp. E222 DNA encoding:
- a CDS encoding cation diffusion facilitator family transporter gives rise to the protein MNAYEEIRKGERGAWVSIVAYLVLSAFKLICGYLFASSALLADGFNNLTDIVASVAVLIGLRISQKPPDSDHAYGHFRAETVAALIASFIMAMVGLQVLVEAVRSWYEGNFVAPNLWSAAVAVVCALVMLGVYRYNHRLAKQINSQALMAAAKDNRSDAWVSIGAAVGIIGAQFGLPWLDKVAAIAVGLLICKTAWEIFRDSTHRLTDGFDQKELTDLRSSVARVPGVEMIKDVKARVHGSHVLVDVVIEVDGRLSLIEGHQICDRVEERLKRSHNIMHVHVHVEPKMEEGTTGSP